In one window of Synchiropus splendidus isolate RoL2022-P1 chromosome 15, RoL_Sspl_1.0, whole genome shotgun sequence DNA:
- the LOC128772165 gene encoding hairy/enhancer-of-split related with YRPW motif protein 1-like isoform X1 yields MKRSRNYSSSESDLDLDNIQVEKDSGDENGQLDPHGSMSHSTTRQVQARKRRRGIIEKRRRDRINHSLSELRRLVPSAFEKQQGAAKLEKAEILQMTVDHLKMLHASGGKGYFEAPALAQDYRSLGFRECLAETARFLSLVEGRDSTDPLRLRLVSHLSHCATQREVQTGLEHLAWGSAYSAPLLLRRPQGRIPGVPSSTSPSSTDTSGTSRLSASKPSPPRPSSLAVLSAFPLSFGAFPLASPAALATASPSSTAAKPYRPWGTEIGAF; encoded by the exons ATGAAGAGAAGTCGCAACTACAGCTCGTCTGAGAGCgacctggacctggacaacATCCAAGTTGAGAAGGACAGTGGCGACGAAAACGG CCAGCTCGATCCTCATGGCTCCATGTCGCACTCCACAACTCGTCAAGTTCAAGCCAGGAAGCGACGCAGAGGG ATCATCGAGAAAAGAAGACGAGACCGCATCAACCACAGCCTCTCGGAGCTGCGGAGACTGGTGCCGAGTGCTTTCGAGAAACAG CAGGGGGCGGCCAAGCTGGAGAAAGCCGAAATCCTGCAGATGACCGTGGACCACTTGAAGATGCTTCATGCGTCTGGAGGCAAAG GGTATTTTGAGGCTCCAGCTCTGGCCCAGGATTACCGCAGTCTGGGCTTCCGGGAGTGTCTGGCAGAGACCGCGCGCTTCCTGAGCCTGGTGGAGGGTCGGGACAGCACAGACCCCCTGCGTCTCCGCCTGGTGTCCCACCTGAGCCACTGTGCTACGCAGAGGGAGGTGCAGACGGGACTGGAGCACTTGGCCTGGGGCTCTGCCTACAGTGCCCCCCTCCTGCTGCGGCGTCCCCAGGGCAGGATACCTGGTGTGCCGTCTTCCACGTCGCCCTCTTCCACGGACACGTCCGGGACGTCTCGGCTCAGTGCCTCTAAGCCGTCGCCCCCGCGGCCCTCCTCCCTCGCCGTGCTGTCGGCCTTCCCCCTGTCCTTTGGTGCCTTCCCTCTTGCCTCCCCGGCGGCCCTCGCCACTGCCAGCCCTTCCTCCACCGCCGCCAAGCCGTACAGACCTTGGGGCACGGAGATCGGGGCTTTCTGA
- the LOC128772165 gene encoding hairy/enhancer-of-split related with YRPW motif protein 1-like isoform X2 — protein sequence MKRSRNYSSSESDLDLDNIQVEKDSGDENGQLDPHGSMSHSTTRQVQARKRRRGIIEKRRRDRINHSLSELRRLVPSAFEKQGAAKLEKAEILQMTVDHLKMLHASGGKGYFEAPALAQDYRSLGFRECLAETARFLSLVEGRDSTDPLRLRLVSHLSHCATQREVQTGLEHLAWGSAYSAPLLLRRPQGRIPGVPSSTSPSSTDTSGTSRLSASKPSPPRPSSLAVLSAFPLSFGAFPLASPAALATASPSSTAAKPYRPWGTEIGAF from the exons ATGAAGAGAAGTCGCAACTACAGCTCGTCTGAGAGCgacctggacctggacaacATCCAAGTTGAGAAGGACAGTGGCGACGAAAACGG CCAGCTCGATCCTCATGGCTCCATGTCGCACTCCACAACTCGTCAAGTTCAAGCCAGGAAGCGACGCAGAGGG ATCATCGAGAAAAGAAGACGAGACCGCATCAACCACAGCCTCTCGGAGCTGCGGAGACTGGTGCCGAGTGCTTTCGAGAAACAG GGGGCGGCCAAGCTGGAGAAAGCCGAAATCCTGCAGATGACCGTGGACCACTTGAAGATGCTTCATGCGTCTGGAGGCAAAG GGTATTTTGAGGCTCCAGCTCTGGCCCAGGATTACCGCAGTCTGGGCTTCCGGGAGTGTCTGGCAGAGACCGCGCGCTTCCTGAGCCTGGTGGAGGGTCGGGACAGCACAGACCCCCTGCGTCTCCGCCTGGTGTCCCACCTGAGCCACTGTGCTACGCAGAGGGAGGTGCAGACGGGACTGGAGCACTTGGCCTGGGGCTCTGCCTACAGTGCCCCCCTCCTGCTGCGGCGTCCCCAGGGCAGGATACCTGGTGTGCCGTCTTCCACGTCGCCCTCTTCCACGGACACGTCCGGGACGTCTCGGCTCAGTGCCTCTAAGCCGTCGCCCCCGCGGCCCTCCTCCCTCGCCGTGCTGTCGGCCTTCCCCCTGTCCTTTGGTGCCTTCCCTCTTGCCTCCCCGGCGGCCCTCGCCACTGCCAGCCCTTCCTCCACCGCCGCCAAGCCGTACAGACCTTGGGGCACGGAGATCGGGGCTTTCTGA
- the stmn2a gene encoding stathmin-2a: MNTASAYKEKMKELSVISLICSCFYPETRNKLAPDLEDMEVKPINKRASGQAFEVILKPLSPLSDVAHSLPSPPKRDISLDDIEKKLEAAEERRKFQESQVLRTLQEKREHERDVLLKAMEENSNFSRMAEEKLQLKMEQNKENRQALLAAMIERLQEKERHAAVVRRNKELRE; the protein is encoded by the exons atGAACACGGCGAGCG CGTACaaggagaagatgaaggagcTGTCAGTCATCTCCCTCATCTGCTCGTGCTTCTACCCGGAGACACGTAACAAGCTGGCGCCCGACTTGGAAG ACATGGAGGTGAAGCCCATAAACAAGCGCGCCTCGGGCCAGGCCTTCGAGGTCATCCTGAAGCCGCTGTCCCCACTGTCCGACGTCGCCCACAGCCTGCCCTCACCCCCAAAGAGGGACATCTCACTTGATGACATCGAGAAGAAACTGGAGGCTGCTGAAGAACGGAGAAAG TTCCAGGAGTCGCAGGTGCTGCGTACCCTGCAGGAAAAGAGGGAGCACGAGAGGGATGTGCTGCTGAAGGCCATGGAGGAAAACAGCAACTTCAGCAGGATGGCTgaggagaagctgcagctgaagaTGGAGCAGAACAAGGAGAACCGCCAGGCACTTCTGGCCGCCATGATAGAGCGCCTCCAGGAGAAG GAGAGACACGCAGCTGTGGTGCGGCGGAACAAAGAGCTGCGGGAGTAG